The genomic window TAATAAATCGAATGATACGTTAATTTTAAAGCTAAAAATGAAAGAACATTATAAAACTTATCAGATGAACTGTCCCTTAAATCAAGAACCTGTTTGGCTGCAATTAATATATTCAGGTAATTTCTTGCAGAAACCTCTTTTGAAACAGAATCATTTCTTTGACGATAATAACAGCAAATATCTTCTGTAATGTAAATTTTATTGGCATTTATCATTATTCTTGCGGATGCAATGTTGTCCTGATAAGAAAGAGGTGGAAATACGAGATATGGGAATAATCTTTTAGCATAAACTTTAATATATACGTAAGTGGCAAAAATTAGTTCCGGTGACTCATTTATATCTGTAAGAATCTTATGCTTCTTCAGGGACTCTTTGGCGATGTCATAACGATTAAGTAAACCGTTATCATCAAACTCTTCCCATTTATACATTATTAAATCTACATCAGAATCATTTTTGAATATTTCCAAAGCCTTTTCATATGCATCTAAAGAAATATAATCATCACAATCCATATATGTTACATAATCACTGGTCACATATTTCAAACCTAAATTACGTGCGGGTCCAGATCCCTGATTAGGTTCTTGTTTGATTAATTTAAAAGATTCATATTTTTCAACATACTGATTGATTATTTCCACACTGTTATCAGTACTTGAATCATCAACTACAATGACTTCAATATTTTCAATTCCCAGAGTCTGGTTAATTATCGAGTCAAAACATTCCTGAATGTACTTTTCACCATTGAAAACCGGAATAATAACACTAATCAAATAATCCCATAGTACCATCCTATAAGTAATTTCTTAATTTTTTAGATATCTTACTCCTTTTAGATTTTTTGGATTTCTTTTTTAAAGTTTTATTCTTTTTTTTCAAACGTTTGTTTTCCTTTTTCACTTTTTTTAATTTTTTCTCAAGGTCATTAATTTTTTCAATTGGCCTGTAAGGTTTGAATATTATTTTTATTTTGTTTTTTGATTCTTTAATTTTAATCTGGTAATTGTCATCATTCTTTTTAAACGATTTGATTAAGATGATTTTATTATACTTGTCCTTAAAGTTGAACTCCCATTTCTTTATAGGGGATTTGAGAAAATCGTTATAGTCAATTTCAAAGAAAAACATCTCAGATTCATATTCGATTGGATACTCAAAACTAGTGAAGTTCATATAATCATCTATACAAATTCTTTCAAAGTCAAAATTAGAATGGCCGATGAATTGAAACTTACCGTCATTTAGCTCAATGGACTCGATGACGAAATCATAATTTGTTCTTTCCTTTTTAACCAGCTTTAAAAAACCGTATTTGTTACGGGAAATGTCAATGACATATTCATCAAATACAATAGTTTTATGAACATCCGTCTCGATAAAACATTCCTTTTTAAAATCTGAAACATAAAGAGCTTTAATCTGATTTTCACCGTACTTTATTTCGTCTAATGGGATAAACAACTTATCTTTATTGATAAAATTGCTGGCAATAACTACTTCACTATAGTTAGGGCTGTTTATTGAAAATCTGATTTCCCTTTTTTGTATAGTTTCCTTAAAAGGAAGTTTAAGATTGAATTGAACAACTAAATCATTATCCTCTACAGTGATGCTTTTTATATATGCCTTTAAGTTTTCAGTTTCAGCATCCCTGTCAAAATCGAACATGCTATAATATTCATCGCTGATTTTTACAGGTGCATTAGGATTGCTTTTCAAATCGTTGAAAAACAATTCGGAAAGTTCATCCCATTTTTTATCCTGAACCATCTTGTAAAAAACTTGATAATATGTATTTAATTCGTTGAAATATTCATCAGGAATGAGGTTTATTAGTTTGTGAGCCCCTTCAAAAATATAAATGTGGTCCTCTTTAGGATAAGTTTTGATTTTACTCATATAAAACGGAATATCCAATGTCAGCCATTTCATGTACTTTCTGGATAAAATCTCATAATCGTCTATATTCTCATTTACGATATCGTTAACCATCTTAGCCATTTTATATAACTCATCACCACGGTTTGTGTCATGGGACTGTGAAAGGGAAGTGTTTGGAGCACGCATTCTCCAACAGTAAAATCCATCTTTTAAAACAGACACTTTTTTAGCCTTTGCATATGACTCAGTGGAGAAGATGTTATCCTCAAAAATAACCCTTCCATCAAAAAATCTTAAGTTATTATCGTCAAGGAATTCCTTTTTATACAGTTTATTCCACACTGGCATATCCCAAATCAAATTTGGGTATTCGAATAAATTTGTGTTATACAAATCATTTTCAAGGCTATTGAAGACATAATCAGAAATAATATGTTGCCATGACTTTTTGTCATTGTATCTGAAAAAGTTGGCTGTTACTATATCACTATCATATTTTACGGCACAGTTGTACAATTTTTCTAATGCATCATGCAACAGATAGTCATCTGAATCTATAAAAAAGATATATTCTCCCTTCGCATATTTTAAACCATAATTCCGGGTTACTGACAATCCTTCATTCTCCTTATGGAATGCATGGAAATTATCATAATCAAGAGCATATTTCTCTACCATATGTCGAGAGTTATCATTAGATCCGTCATCTATCATTAAAACTTCAATATCTGTTAATGATTGATTCGCTAAGCTATCTAAAGCGTCTACTAGATAATCTTCTACATCATAAACCGGAACAATAACTGAAATTTTTGGAACTGCCATACTTATACCATCAAAATATTTTTAAAATTTTTTTATAAACCAATAAGCAAGTTTGGAATATGTATTCTTGATTAAATTTGAAACAGGGTTGCCTTTTTCATTTTTTATAACCTGATTGAAAACTGTTTCTGAAGAGCTTCCATTTTCATATTGGTTAAACTTTTCTCTAAATAAACTTCTATCCTTTCTGTATTTCTCCTCAGTTTCATCAATATGGACAATAGCATCTTCAACTTCTTTTGAAGTGAATAATATCGGACCAGGGTTAAATTCCTCAAGATCAAAATATGTTCCCCGGATATCTTTAACATAGTCTTCCATATCATATGCAAATAATAAAATTGGCCTATCTAAAATTGAATAATCAAACATTGCAGAGGAATAATCGGTTATTAAAATATCTGAAACCAAATACAGCTCTTCAATGGTATTATAATCAGAAAAATCATATATAAATGTATCATCAACAAGATTTTCTATATTTTCCTTTGCGTAATGATGCAATCTAAAGATAAAGATATATTCATCGGATAATGAATCTCTT from Methanobrevibacter thaueri includes these protein-coding regions:
- a CDS encoding glycosyltransferase family 2 protein encodes the protein MISVIIPVFNGEKYIQECFDSIINQTLGIENIEVIVVDDSSTDNSVEIINQYVEKYESFKLIKQEPNQGSGPARNLGLKYVTSDYVTYMDCDDYISLDAYEKALEIFKNDSDVDLIMYKWEEFDDNGLLNRYDIAKESLKKHKILTDINESPELIFATYVYIKVYAKRLFPYLVFPPLSYQDNIASARIMINANKIYITEDICCYYRQRNDSVSKEVSARNYLNILIAAKQVLDLRDSSSDKFYNVLSFLALKLTYHSIYYICQKLGFTLKEGEVVYAELKNYPKFFSREILKEYQEIFPNYLQCSEQTLWDIDDLDYYEYVVKNRCQKTISDLNNQKNTLVNKNTELSRQNDAKVNKINKLKNKNLNLAAKKKKLSKKNKKIKRKE
- a CDS encoding glycosyltransferase family 2 protein; the protein is MAVPKISVIVPVYDVEDYLVDALDSLANQSLTDIEVLMIDDGSNDNSRHMVEKYALDYDNFHAFHKENEGLSVTRNYGLKYAKGEYIFFIDSDDYLLHDALEKLYNCAVKYDSDIVTANFFRYNDKKSWQHIISDYVFNSLENDLYNTNLFEYPNLIWDMPVWNKLYKKEFLDDNNLRFFDGRVIFEDNIFSTESYAKAKKVSVLKDGFYCWRMRAPNTSLSQSHDTNRGDELYKMAKMVNDIVNENIDDYEILSRKYMKWLTLDIPFYMSKIKTYPKEDHIYIFEGAHKLINLIPDEYFNELNTYYQVFYKMVQDKKWDELSELFFNDLKSNPNAPVKISDEYYSMFDFDRDAETENLKAYIKSITVEDNDLVVQFNLKLPFKETIQKREIRFSINSPNYSEVVIASNFINKDKLFIPLDEIKYGENQIKALYVSDFKKECFIETDVHKTIVFDEYVIDISRNKYGFLKLVKKERTNYDFVIESIELNDGKFQFIGHSNFDFERICIDDYMNFTSFEYPIEYESEMFFFEIDYNDFLKSPIKKWEFNFKDKYNKIILIKSFKKNDDNYQIKIKESKNKIKIIFKPYRPIEKINDLEKKLKKVKKENKRLKKKNKTLKKKSKKSKRSKISKKLRNYL